Proteins from one Kineosporiaceae bacterium genomic window:
- the rplM gene encoding 50S ribosomal protein L13: MRTYTPKPGDVERRWHVIDATDVVLGRLAVQAATLLRGKHKPTFAPHVDTGDFVIIINADKVALTGNKREQKHAYRHSGYPGGLTATRYTDLLATKPERAVEKAVRGMLPKTTLGRAQLSKLKVYAGPEHPHQAQQPQPFQITQVAQ, from the coding sequence GTGCGCACGTACACCCCCAAGCCGGGCGACGTCGAACGTCGCTGGCATGTCATCGACGCGACCGACGTCGTCCTCGGTCGGCTCGCCGTCCAGGCGGCCACGCTGCTTCGTGGTAAGCACAAGCCGACATTCGCCCCCCACGTGGACACCGGCGATTTCGTGATCATCATCAACGCCGACAAGGTCGCGTTGACGGGCAACAAGCGCGAGCAGAAGCACGCGTACCGGCACTCGGGGTACCCCGGCGGTCTGACCGCCACCCGGTACACCGATCTGCTGGCCACCAAGCCCGAGCGGGCCGTGGAGAAGGCTGTCCGCGGCATGTTGCCGAAGACCACCCTCGGTCGCGCCCAGCTCAGCAAGCTGAAGGTCTACGCCGGTCCGGAGCACCCGCACCAGGCGCAGCAGCCACAGCCGTTCCAGATCACCCAAGTCGCCCAGTAA
- the rpsI gene encoding 30S ribosomal protein S9, whose protein sequence is MAETTPEIDAPEGDVLDGENAPSSYSTSTPQLRGGGSSITAPGAATGRRKEAIARVRLVPGSGTWKINGRTLEDYFPNKVHQQLVNDPFKVTELEGRFDVIARIHGGGTSGQAGALRLGVARALNAIDHDANRPTLKKAGFLSRDARVKERKKAGLKKARKAPQYSKR, encoded by the coding sequence GTGGCCGAGACCACCCCCGAGATCGACGCGCCAGAAGGCGACGTCCTCGACGGCGAGAACGCGCCGAGCAGCTACAGCACCTCCACCCCGCAGTTGCGCGGTGGCGGGTCCAGCATCACGGCCCCCGGCGCCGCCACCGGCCGCCGCAAGGAGGCCATCGCTCGGGTGCGACTGGTTCCCGGCAGCGGCACCTGGAAGATCAACGGGCGCACCCTCGAGGACTACTTCCCGAACAAGGTGCACCAGCAGCTGGTCAACGACCCGTTCAAGGTGACCGAGCTCGAGGGTCGCTTCGACGTCATCGCGCGCATCCACGGCGGTGGCACCTCCGGTCAGGCCGGTGCGTTGCGCCTCGGCGTGGCTCGCGCCCTGAACGCGATCGACCACGACGCCAACCGGCCCACCCTGAAGAAGGCCGGCTTCCTCTCTCGCGACGCGCGGGTGAAGGAGCGCAAGAAGGCCGGACTCAAGAAGGCGCGCAAGGCGCCGCAGTACAGCAAGCGCTGA
- a CDS encoding phosphoglucosamine mutase yields the protein MGRLFGTDGVRGLANRDLTAELALDLAVAAAHVLGEVGAFAGHRPTAVVGRDPRASGEFLSAAVIAGLASAGVDVSDAGVVPTPAVAALVADTGADLGVMLSASHNPMPDNGIKFFAKGGHKLPDDVEDEIERRMGEDWARPTGADVGRVHVMTGAVGNYVDRLVATLPYRLDGLKVVVDCAHGAASVASPAALRAAGAEVIVIGADPNGRNINDGYGSTHLEHLRDAVVSNGADAGLAHDGDADRCLAIDHLGRDVDGDQIMAVLALAFRDRGALREDTLVATVMSNLGLMLAMQREGVRVIQTGVGDRYVLEEMRRGGYSLGGEQSGHVVMLDHATTGDGTLTGLHLMARVAQTGRSLADLASVMQRLPQVLVNVKGVDKARAGGENLDAELAAAIAKAEAELDGTGRVLLRASGTEPLVRVMVEAGAADQARRIADDLAVVVKERLSL from the coding sequence GTGGGGAGGCTCTTCGGCACCGACGGTGTCCGGGGACTGGCCAACCGCGATCTCACCGCCGAGCTGGCGCTGGACCTGGCTGTTGCCGCGGCGCACGTTCTCGGTGAGGTCGGGGCCTTCGCCGGTCACCGTCCCACGGCCGTGGTGGGTCGTGACCCGCGGGCCTCGGGTGAGTTCCTGTCGGCGGCGGTCATCGCCGGGCTGGCCAGTGCCGGGGTCGACGTCAGCGATGCCGGCGTGGTGCCCACGCCTGCCGTCGCGGCCCTGGTGGCCGACACCGGCGCCGACCTGGGCGTCATGTTGTCGGCCTCGCACAACCCCATGCCCGACAACGGGATCAAGTTCTTCGCCAAGGGTGGGCACAAGCTGCCCGACGACGTCGAGGACGAGATCGAGCGGCGCATGGGCGAGGACTGGGCGCGCCCCACCGGCGCCGACGTCGGACGCGTGCACGTGATGACCGGGGCGGTCGGCAACTACGTCGATCGCCTGGTCGCCACCCTGCCGTACCGGCTCGACGGCCTGAAGGTCGTCGTCGACTGTGCCCACGGTGCCGCCAGCGTCGCCTCGCCGGCCGCCCTGCGTGCCGCCGGTGCCGAGGTGATCGTGATCGGCGCCGACCCCAACGGGCGCAACATCAACGACGGCTACGGCTCGACCCACCTCGAACACCTGCGGGACGCCGTGGTGAGCAACGGCGCCGACGCGGGCCTGGCTCACGACGGGGACGCCGACCGCTGCCTGGCCATCGATCACCTGGGCCGCGACGTCGACGGCGACCAGATCATGGCCGTGCTGGCGCTGGCGTTCCGCGACCGCGGGGCGCTGCGCGAGGACACCCTGGTGGCCACGGTGATGAGCAACCTCGGGCTGATGCTCGCCATGCAGCGTGAGGGCGTGAGGGTCATCCAGACCGGCGTCGGTGACCGCTACGTGCTCGAGGAGATGCGCCGCGGCGGCTACTCCCTGGGCGGCGAGCAGTCCGGCCACGTGGTCATGCTCGACCACGCCACCACGGGCGACGGCACGCTGACCGGCCTGCACCTGATGGCCCGGGTAGCCCAGACCGGACGCAGCCTGGCCGATCTGGCCTCGGTGATGCAGCGGCTGCCGCAGGTGCTGGTCAACGTCAAGGGCGTCGACAAGGCCCGTGCCGGGGGCGAGAACCTGGACGCCGAGCTGGCCGCCGCGATCGCCAAGGCCGAGGCCGAGCTCGACGGCACCGGACGCGTGCTGTTGCGCGCCTCGGGCACCGAGCCGCTGGTGCGCGTGATGGTCGAGGCCGGCGCCGCCGATCAGGCCCGCCGGATCGCCGACGACCTGGCCGTCGTGGTCAAGGAACGCTTGTCGCTCTGA
- a CDS encoding type I pantothenate kinase gives MPPYVEFDRAAWRALRDATPLMLAQHDLDRLAGLGDRVDLAEVEDIYLPLSRLIDLHVASVRGLHAATSRFLKDGTTPTPFVIGIGGSVAVGKSTTSRLLRELISSWPRTPSVDLVTTDGFLRPNAELERRGLLQRKGFPDSYDRKALFDFVTKVKSGAAEVLAPVYSHLTYDVLPDEHVVVRRPDVLIIEGLNVLQPAPYLHGNHHRHTSVMALSDLFDFSIYVHAKTSHIRRWYIERFLRLRETAFADPDSYFHRYAVLDDEAARATAERLWDQINEPNLRQNIRPTRDRARVVLIKGGDHGVSKVRLRKI, from the coding sequence GTACGTGGAGTTCGACCGCGCCGCCTGGCGGGCGTTGCGCGACGCCACTCCCCTGATGCTCGCCCAGCACGACCTGGACCGCCTGGCCGGTCTGGGCGATCGGGTCGACCTGGCCGAGGTCGAGGACATCTACCTGCCGCTGTCGCGGCTGATCGACCTGCACGTGGCCTCGGTGCGCGGCTTGCACGCCGCCACCTCACGCTTCCTGAAGGACGGCACGACGCCGACCCCGTTCGTGATCGGCATCGGTGGCTCGGTGGCGGTCGGCAAGTCCACCACCTCCCGACTCCTGCGCGAGCTGATCTCCTCCTGGCCGCGCACACCCTCGGTCGATCTGGTCACCACCGACGGCTTCCTGCGGCCGAACGCCGAGCTGGAGCGTCGAGGGTTGTTGCAGCGCAAGGGGTTCCCGGACTCCTACGACCGCAAGGCCCTGTTCGACTTCGTCACGAAGGTCAAGTCGGGCGCCGCCGAGGTACTGGCTCCGGTGTACTCCCACCTGACCTATGACGTCCTGCCCGACGAGCACGTGGTGGTGCGCCGGCCGGATGTCCTGATCATCGAGGGCCTGAACGTCCTGCAGCCGGCGCCCTACCTGCACGGAAACCATCATCGACACACCAGCGTGATGGCACTGAGCGACCTGTTCGACTTCTCGATCTACGTCCACGCCAAGACGTCGCACATCCGGCGCTGGTACATCGAACGATTCCTGCGGCTGCGGGAGACCGCGTTCGCCGACCCGGACTCCTACTTCCACCGCTACGCGGTGCTGGACGACGAGGCCGCCCGGGCCACGGCCGAGAGGCTGTGGGACCAGATCAACGAACCCAATCTGAGGCAGAACATCCGCCCCACCCGAGACCGGGCGCGCGTCGTCCTGATCAAGGGTGGCGACCACGGCGTCTCGAAGGTGCGATTGCGCAAGATCTGA